The genomic stretch AGCGATGCGTGAAGTCCTGCAAAGTGATGATATTGATGCTTTGCTTGAGTATGTACAGCTTCAATCTAACAATCTATAGAACCAAGAATAGCGCTGATCTTCGGTAGAATTCCGCCAAGAATAAGCATTTGTCCTGTAACAAGCAACTTGTCGCTGCGCACAAAAACTGCCCCATCCTGCTTAATCAATCTTGATTGCAAGTAATCGATTCACTTGTCTATTTTTCCAAGTCAAACACCCCACAATCAGGGCAAATTAAATAATACTTATGTGGTATTTGGATATTGTTTTCATGTTATGGTTAGACAATATGGGGAAAGTACAGCTATATCTTGAGCTCGTGAATGTACAAAGTAAATAAAAAAACTTGTTTTATAAGAAATGTGCAGATCCGGTTTGAGGAAACTCTCTAGACTTTATCCATATGAATTTACTAGGTTTTATAAATAGTTTAAACAGGCTATGATCAAGCGTAGGGCTTTAGTTATATCGCTCACTTGCACATCCAGCTTCGTTTGATTAGTCATTACAATAAGGAGAATTTCTCATGGCTTACCAGCATATTCTTGTTCCAGTTGATGGTTCAGATACCTCTTTAGCCGTCATTCAACAGGCTGTAGAACTTGTAAAAATTTTTAATGCCAAAATCACTTTGGTTCAGGTGATGACACTTGACCCTTATATCGCTGCTGATTATGTTACTTATGGGCATAATAACGAACTGATTCAACGTGCTCGTAGTTTTATTCAAGAAAATATTGATAAAGCCAAAGAAAAATTTCAAGCAGAGGGCGTTGAACCAGAAACCCGTTTACTTGAAGGTGAAAGCATTCCTTTAACGATTGCGAAAGCAGTAAAAGAGCTCAATGTGGACTTGGTTGTAATGAGTTCACATGGTCGCAGTGGGATTAAAAAATTGATTCTTGGTAGTGTTGCACAAAGCCTGCTCAGTGAGCTTGAAGTTCCTGTACTGGTTGTAAAAGCGAAATAAATTCCATCATCCCCAACACTGCCGCGGCCGTGATGGGGATATTCTGCTTATCTCGATTCAAAACATCAGTGCCTTAAAATAAAAACTACGCCAACCAAGCATAAATTTTCATATTGACTTTACCATTTAAAACCACAACCCCTTCTTGCATCAGCTTAATCTGTTGGATATTTTCGCCCTGCTCAGTTTCTTTGCTGAGGCTAATTTTGCCCTGTGCATTAATCACGCGGTGCCATGGTACTTCAGTCTGTTCATCCAATTGGGAAAGTAGTCGCCCTACTAAACGTGCATGTCTAGGCAAACCTGCCATTTTGGCCACCTGCCCATAACTGGCGACTTTACCCAAAGGAATCGCCATTACTACCGCAATAATCATCTGTCCGAGCACTTGTCGGTCTGATTCATTCTCTACTGACATGCTGCACCTGATCTTGCTTCTCTTTAAATGATGGTCAAGTATTGTTGTCTACCAACATAACTGCTCATTAAAACCCCCAGCTAAACGCTAAACATTTGATCGAATCAGTTTAGAAATTATCTGGGTTTTCCAAATGCTTCACTTCATGTGCTTTATCTGGACGATGTACTGTGGCAATTCCATCTGCTGTTTTCTGATCGACAATTAATTCTGGTTTATAAATGGTAATGGTTTCATTACCATTTGCATCTTCACCCACGATATATTGATAACCCTTGCGATTCATTTTATGGCATAGCCGTTGATACCATCCCTTAAAGCCACGTTTTTCTTCATTCGGATTATAATAAAAAGCATTCATAACCGCAGGTAAACCCAAGCCACATACGACACCTGAAAGTAATACGCTGATAAAGGTATAACCAATCAGGATACTGCTATATTTACGCAACTCTGGGATATTGGCGA from Acinetobacter pullicarnis encodes the following:
- a CDS encoding universal stress protein, which gives rise to MAYQHILVPVDGSDTSLAVIQQAVELVKIFNAKITLVQVMTLDPYIAADYVTYGHNNELIQRARSFIQENIDKAKEKFQAEGVEPETRLLEGESIPLTIAKAVKELNVDLVVMSSHGRSGIKKLILGSVAQSLLSELEVPVLVVKAK
- a CDS encoding MGMT family protein; its protein translation is MSVENESDRQVLGQMIIAVVMAIPLGKVASYGQVAKMAGLPRHARLVGRLLSQLDEQTEVPWHRVINAQGKISLSKETEQGENIQQIKLMQEGVVVLNGKVNMKIYAWLA